ACAGGGCTCCTCCCCCAGCAACGGCAGCAGGGCCCCCGCTCAGCACACCTGGACCATCATGGACGTCACCATGCTATCGAAGGCCCTGCAGAGAGAAAGAGCCCTCAGGGAAGCAGCCCGGCCTCTGCAGCACCGCCCAAGACCCGGGACCAGAAGACTCCCCACAGTCAGGTGCACTCGGCCTCGAGGCCAGCGTCCTGCCACCCCGGCAGTGCGAAGCTAAGTCTCATGCCTCCTCGTGCCCTGAGTGGTTCCCGCAGTCCTGCCACGGCTGGATctccagggaggggtggaggcgCGGTGGCACGGGTTCACAGGCCGGTGGCTGTCCCTGTCCTGCACAGCCTGGGAGACACAGGACTGTGTGTACCAGCACCTGCTTCTCTCACCTGGGGCCCAGGATGAACCGAGACACAGCGTCATGACTGAGGGAAGGCCCCATGGGAAGGGCCTGGCTTGGGTCCCCGCGCAATCTTCTCGGCTGCTGGCTACGAGGAGCCCCTCGGGGACCACGTCTAGGAATGCAGGGAACTCCCAGGAGCAGATGTGGAATGTGTGCACGCGAATGCTTCTTTATAAAATCTTGGTGATGTCCCAATGTCACGTCTGTATCTATCGGAGGACTACGTGAAAGATACTTACAACCTAATTTCCTAACCATCCAAGTTCAACGTCAAAGACCGAACCAGGCAGGAACAGGAGGACGTTTTCTCACAAAGGTCCTGCAGTATGCCTAGGCCCTTACTGGGTTCTGTGGGGGCCCTCAGACTGACTGGGCATACCTGGGAAACCGAGAGGGCGAGGTCTgtgtcctgccctgccccccagtcCTCTCCTGTCTGATTTATCTACTGGACATCCACGTAAGAGTTTCCTGGGAAAACAGGGTTCTGCTGCTTCAGAATCACTCCTTAGGGGAACGATGGCCATCACTGAAACAGACCTTCCCTCCCGCACATTGAGAACTGCGGCTCTCAGCAAGGTAGGGTCCGCACAGCAGTCAGCTCACCTGGACTGAATGCGGTCCCCGGGGTTGTAGAAGGGATTGCACATGACGTCCGTGTAGGAATTGTGCAGCTTCCGGAACATCTGAGACAAGAACCAATGGCGTCAGCTCACGGGTACCCACGGCTGCTGCCAAGTTTTTGACTTCTCAGCATTGGGAacaaagtgagaaagagaaaacgCACCAGCCCAGGCACAGCCCGCACACCCCTGTACTTACACTGCGGATCTCATTGTCTCGAAGCGCCGTGTTGGAGGAATCCACTACCATGACAAACTTCACCTTGGAGTTGGTCACATAGCCGTAGCTGCAGAGCTGGTCAGGGAACACGATTTAACACAGGGACTCTGTGACAGCACGACAGAGGGCATCACCACAGAGGGTGTGTGAGCGGAGGGTCATCTGTGCACCGCCCCTGGCTCCAGGCCGCTTTGGAAAACTAGGACAAACTTGCATCGCACAAGTCCTAGGCTGGACCTCCCCACAATCCTGGGAGGACCCCACGGCCATACTCCGTGGACTGTACACTACCTTGGGGCACCTTTTGGGGTTTAGAGAAGGCGCCTAAGCCTTGTTCGGACTTAAGCTCTGGGGCCCACCTGTCCAGACCCTGGAGCACCTCAACTTTGTTCTCAATCACTTCCTGGTCCACCAGTGCTAACTGCAAAACCGGAAGCCTAAGAATCAGGCAGACCCTGCCTAAGGCACCCACACCACGAAAGGCCACTTTATCTGGTAAAGCAGTGGCTCCCGGGCAGATGTCACCGAAGGCAAGCTACATTACTACTCATGGAGCTGTCTTTGCACTCCAGGAATCTCATGCCATTTGTCCCAAGGACGGTCAAGTTTGATGGTGGCCTGTGGGGCTGGGCCGGGTGACGGAAGAAGAACCGTCCTTGCTCAGAGGCGGTGGCCCTGCGGACAGAGCCCAGAAAGCCATCCTCACAGGCATGAAGGAGGAGGGTTCCCGGTGCTTCCGCAAACCAGACAAAGGACAAGTGCAGACTGTCGCACTTCCCAGGGAATTCATGCCCAGCTCTTCCCACATTATCCTCccaattaaagtaaaaaattagcCTCAAGCTGCCCTAATTCCCTGTTGGTTGAGAGCTCCCTTTCCTTCCAAGCGATATTGTGTCTTTCAAGGTCAGCTGATCCTACAATATACTTCGAAAATGGAGGTGGGATCTCTAGACGTGAAACCTCACGGGGAGTGACTGCCCACTGGGAGGCCCCACCAGGTGTGAAGGATACACCTTGTAGTCCTCTGTGGGGTACAGCAGGCCCAGGTAGAGCTCCCTCTGGTCCACCAAGGCCTTCCCCATGGCAGAGATCTTCTCGTCCACCACGTCCAGGGATGTGTGCACCATGTAGTGGAATTTCAGCTCGTTCTCGGTGGGGATGCTGCGGATGTAAAGAGGGTAATTCTGCAAGAGAGGATGCCGGAACTGAAGTGCCAAGAACCCACCCTGGGCTCACAGGCCTCGAGGACGAGGCCCCAGAGCACTCAGGAGGGAGGACTGGCCAAGAGCCAAGACTCAGCCACAGGGACACACACTCTCATTCTCTAAAACCCATTGTTTATTCCTCCAAACTGCAGTAGGCAGTGTCTTTGGGGAACCCAGTCTTATCTTGAGGTTTACCTCTTGCCTGCACAGGGCATCACTAGGGGGACAGAAATGATGAGTTTGAGCACAGCCTGACAACAGCCCTGCCAGCTGGAAAAGTCACCTTCTGTGCAGGGCCCAGTCCTAGCATGTGCTCCTCCCAGCCCATAAATACTAGGTGTTTCCCTATACACACGTATTGCAATCTCTTCACCTTGGCAGAGGCACTGACGTGTCCTCTCACTAAACCCTGTCCAGGCTCAGCTCAAACCTCCCTTCATTTCTACATGTCCAATTCTTACCATCCTAACCCCAGGGCTCCCACATGCCACCATTCCCTGATTCTGTCCCGTGCCTGATGCTGCACAGATATGATAAACGCAATACTGTCCCTACACTAACGAAGCTGACATGTGGTGAAGCACAGTCCACAAacccaacaaataaataacatgtcATGTGCTAAGACAGCGTCCCTTGAAGAACTTCCACAAGGACTGCCTCATAAGCCTGGTCTTACAGAAGACGCAGGACACCAACGCTTTGCACGGTAGGAAACCGTGTGGATGGGCACCCAGCTCAGTCTTAGGATTCAGAAACAGCTTTCTGGAAGAAACAAAATCTACAGTAGCCTGCGTAAGACGATGGCAGTGGGTTTCCAAGCgcaaaggcccagaggtgagAAAGCAGAGCCTGTCAAGGGAGCTGCAGGTCAGTCCACTGGGTTGGAGTGGTGGGTTTGGGGAGCAGGGAATGAGGCGACTAAGTTATTCTGACGTGACCCTAAGGCCATGAGAAGCTACTGGAGAGATGTGGGGCCGGGGCGTGACACGCTCTGGTTAGGGTTTAAAACAGCACGGTGGCTGCTGTGTGCAGAGGAGGCCGTCAGCCGTCGAGTGGGCGATGGTGTGGCCGGGCGGAGTGCGCAAGGGCGGCAGGAGTACACAAATGGACGGCTAGGCTCGGGAGCGAGAACCAACGGGGCCCGCGGACGGACGGGGGGACGCAAGCGGGGGTCCGGGTCCCCGTGCTCGCCCCGGGCTGACACTCCAGCCGCCGCAGACACCGCCCCCACCTGGGCGCGGCGAAGCCTCCAGGCCCGTTCTCGCGGAGCCCTCGGCGCGGGGGCCTGGGCAGGGGTCCCGCAGCCCGCcgtcccgcccccggccccccggCGGCCCGCCGCCGAGGGCTGGAGCGGGACAGGCCCGCCCGCGTACGCACCTCCTTAGCGATCACCGCCACGCACACCGCCATCTTGGAGGCCGGGGTCGGCCGCGTCACGTGACCCCGCCGCCAGTCACGCGACcgccctggccccgccccgccgcccggcAGGAAGAGGCGCCCGCGCGCCCGCCGGTTCCTGCCGCTGGTACCGGCTCTGTCGCGCCCCGCTCGGTTGCTATGGCACCGGTTGCCGCGGTGACGAGATGGCGGCTGCTACTGGTGCTGAGCGCCGCTGGGTTCGGGGCCGTGGGAGCCCCGAAGCCCCCCAACATCCTGCTCCTGCTTATGGACGACGTGAGTGCGGCCCCCGGTCAGGCTCCCACGGACGGCCATGGGTGGAGGAGGGCCGTGGGGGCGGCCTGGTGGGGAGAGCCCTGCCGGGACTAGGGCTGGGGGGGGCGGGCCGTGGAGGGGGGAGGGCCATAGGGGAGGACGTGAAGGAGGGCCGTTGGCACCCACCGGGGCCATTAGATCCTGGCCGTGCCGTCAGCGGCCTTCCTCTGGTAAAGCTGGACTAAGGTAGTCCGTCTGGGCTGCCCAGGGAATGAGTCCTCCTCCACTGTTCGTGTCTCCCACTCCAGAAGGACAGAGGGGCGGCCCAGACCAGTGCTTCAGCACTCCCTGGTCACCTTGCCATCCCCCCCAATACTGCCTCAGGTatctggggcagggaaggggtgcAGAGGACCCACCTGCTGTGAAAGTCGCTCTTCTCTGCTCTTGGCGTCCAGGATGTGCTGCCTGGAGCAGTTGCTGTCTCCCTGGTCAGGCTGCTGAGGCTGGCTGAGAATTCTGGCCATAGGTCAGGTTTTTCTGCGTCTGGGAAGACTTGAACCGAGGAGTGCCTGCTGCTGAGTGTGTGTGCAGCCCCAGGCGTGTGGTCACTCTGTTCACACTGGTGGATCAGCCCTGCAGAGCTTAGCAGGATGCCTGGCAGGGGACTGGGCTGTTCATTTGTCTCTTTGTGACTTTGTCATCCGTGCTCTTGATCCACAGAAGGTGGGAGTGAAATGGAGGTTCTGAACTTAGTGTGAGGTGTCAGGGTAGAGCAGGAGCCCAGAGGGCAGGCCTGGGCGTTTGATGCCCCTCAAGTCCTGTTACCTGTCCTGGTGTCCACTCCTCAAACCTTGGAACGACCCTGCCGTGATAACAGAGCTTCGGTGTGACTCGGCTGGTAGCGGAGGCCCTTGGAGAACTTCAGGACCGGTCAGCAGAGAGGCTGAGGCATGGTTAGAGCGGAGTATTCGGCATGGCCCTGACCTCTGGGGAAGGCCGAGGGGCTGGAGCTTGAGTTCCATCACcgatggccagtgatttaatcagcCCTGCCTCTGTAGCGAAACCTCCACGAAACGCTAAGGAAGGGCATTTGAGGGGTTCCAGGTTGGTGAACTCACAGGCTGCTGGTGGTGTCACTTCCCCCTCCCCTCGTCCTGGGCAtctcctctgtctgctgctcctgAGTCACATCCTTTATGACAAACTGGTAATAGGGAATATGGCACATTCTGGGTATAGTGAGCCGTCTCAAGAAATGGTTGAGTTCCGTCAGAAGCGTGGAgaccctgggggcgcctgggtggctcagtcggtgaggcacctgactcttggtctcagctcaggtcttaatctcagggttgtgagttcaagtcccgccttgggctccacactgggtggggAGCTTATGTTTAAAACAGGAAAAGGCGAGGGACTTGTGGCTGGTGTCTGCAGAGGGGCCAGTCCGTGGCACCAAGCCCCAGCCTGTGGGGTCTGATGCTAGCTCCTGGTAATGGGGTAGAGCTGGATTGTGGGAAGTCGAAGAAGCGGTTGGCGTGGAAACCCCCCACAGTTAGAGTCCGAAGTGTTTCCAGTAAAAATTGCTCAGTTTCCCCAAAAGGCCAGCAGAGAGCCTCACCGGAGCCTTTGGACCAGGGCCACGAGCCTCGCACGGCCACGAGCCGTCCTGGCGGGTCAGCACTGAGGAGAGCTGCCTGTGACACACTCAGGTTCCGAAGACTTAGTTCAAGGAAATGAGTGTAAAGTTTCTCACTTAAtaaattcattattaaaataacaatttcttGAGGGTTCTTGGGTAACCCTGAAAGATGCTAGACACGCACCCGTAGTTCGCTACCTGGGGTACCAGCGAGCGTGCTTCTCTAATCCTGTAAGCGTGCTCGGAGCGGGCTGCTTCTGAAGcaggccctgggctcctcagGACACCCTGTCCCGGTGGCTGCCGGGGAGACCTTGCCTCCGTAAACAACACGTCTCGGACGCCTGCACTCTCTGGCTCACCGTGTGGGCTTCTGCAAGCCGAGCCCCGCGGAGGCCACTTTGAGCAGTCTCCTTGCGAAGGCCAGACTCTGCCGACCGCTCAGCCTTTCCGATTCCTGCCCTCTCCTCTCGCCCGCGGTGGCCGCGGCGCCTACAGCCAGCTGCGTGCTTCCTCAGCAGCGCCGAGAGCGTTTCCTGTTGAAGGtgtgttgagatgatcatattttGGGTACACAGGGTTAAAATACATTGACTTTCCTTCcgtttctttttgccttttcgACAGGTCTGCTGGAACACGCAGATGTATACAAGCGATCGTATTTCTGTTGAAAGTGTTGGTTCAGGCCCAGGAGGTCCTGAGTGCTGGTGCATAACCAGCACCGGGGGTGTTTTTCTCGAGGGGGGCTTCATGGGGAGCCCCCTACCCcccgcccaggtgccccacattggGCAGCCCAGAACCAGAACACCCGGCCGGgagggccagggctgggcccaGGCATCTCTTGTGCAGGCTCCTCCTTGTGGCTTTGGGGTTGTTGGACAGCTGAAATGGGAGGAAGTCTTGAAAGCTTTTGCCGTGGTTGGCAAACAGAGGTTAGTTTGGACTTTTTGGTGACAACTGACGGAAAACACACTCACAGTGACTTGGGCAGAAATTGAAACCCTGGCTCTCCTGTTAGGCCAGGGACAGGGGgctttgggtgggtggggggagcttTGGGCTGCAGGGGCTTCTGCCTGAGGGGGATACagagacccctcccccagctggccTTCACCCCCACTGCCAGGCGCAGTTGTAGGGGCTCTACCTTGATGGCTTGGGTTCCCCCCTGGAGCCGGGCTCACTGGGGAGGGCCAGTTCAGGGGGCAGGATGGGGGCAGTGATGATGGGGCTTGCCGGCCCCTTGGCGTTCCTGGGTGGCACCTGTCAAGGGCCAGGACGGGAGCTGTCTCATCGTTCCTCGGTGTGTGCTCAGGACCAGATGGGTGCCCCGCAGATGTGTGTTGAATGAGTTTAGAAGATGCTGAAAACGGTCTCTTCAGAGGAGCtgacttttctcccttctccacagCTGACGGGGCTGGAGGGTAGGCAGGGGATAGAGGCCCACTCCCGAGTGCCTGGGCGCAGGCTGTGTCTTGGTTCCTTATCTGTATGGCAGGAGTGGGGGTGTGAAGTCGGGCTGCAGAGCAGCGGCCCCTGTGTGACTGTGACGGGCCTGTCGGGCAGGGACGCCAGCCTGAACCGCCGGAGCCAGTGAGCGGACTGTGTGAGCCCTTCGATGCGTGTTGATGCAAGTCTGAGGGCCTAGGAGGACCTCTCACAGCCAGCGATGAGCCCCTCTTGCTCAAGAGTCTCAAGTTCGAGGGAGAGGAAGGGCGGCGCCCAGGAAGGGAAGTGAGTCTCACGGCCTCGGCGATGGCAGCGGCACCCTCCGCCTGCACTGTGGGCTGCTGGGTCCGGCTCTGACCATGCTCTtggccccctcccgccccccttGATTGGGGCGTATGGGTCCTGTCCCTGAATGTGCAGCTTTGTGTGGGGCCTCGCAGACTCCTGTCGCTGCTGAGGGACATCGTCCCTTTTCTGCCCCCGGGCTTAGCCTCCGTCCTTCCTGTGGCCATGCCTCCCTGGGAGGGGTGCTTATCCCATGCCAGCGCCCGTGGCCACCAAACAGAAAAGCTGTTTCAGGGACTTCAGAATAAACCAGGCTCAGAGGAATCCAGAGCTGAAAGGCCCAAGGGACCGCCTGCTGGCTGACTCAGGAGAGCGGTCAGGGGCCTGCGGGGTGCCTGCACTTTTCTGACAGCTGTATGGGGATGTCGCGTGGCATACAGGCCTAGTATCACTGGCTTAGATAGGCAGGTCCGTAGGGTCTCACGGGCTCACTGCACTGTGCAACCATATACAGTCCACTCCAGGGCATGTCCATCGGCCCGAGAAGAAGCCCTGTGCCCCTTGGCAggcccccgcctcccctcccccagctcccatgATCCTTCTCCCGACCCTGGACCTGCCTGTTCTGGCACTTCATGGAAATGGAACCCCACAGCACACGGTCCTCATGTCTGGTCCCGGCCCTCAGCATCCTGTTTCCTGGCCCAGCCGTGTTCCGTTTGTGTGTGCTGCCTCCGGGGGCATCAGCACTGACCACAGTAGAAGTCTCCCGCCCCAGTTCCGGAGACCAGAGTCTGAAGTCAGGACAGCGGCAGGGCCGGTGCCTCCTGAGACTCTGGAGAAGGGCCCTTCCTGCCGCCTCCTGCTCTGGGGGCTCTTGGCGGTCCTGGCGTGTGGCCGTGTCCCTCAGCCGCTGCCCTCCCACGGCTCTCCTGTGTCTGCACCCCGCCTCTCCGTGTTCTTGGGATGGGAACAGCAGTCCTTGGATTTGGGGCCTGTTAGTCCAGTGAGTCTTCATCCAGGCTAATTGCGCTgggagttccttttttttttttttttaaaggttttatttatttatttgacagagagacagccagcgagagagggaacacaagcagagggagtgggaaaagaagaagcagcctcccagcataggagcctgatatggggctcgatcccagaacgccgggatcacgccctgagccgaaggcagatgcttaatgactgagccacccaggcgccccgctttttttttttttttttttaagtgtgctcCACCAGCggagagccccatgcggggcttgaactcatgaccgtgagatcaagatctgagctgaaaccaagagtcagacacttaactgactgaaccacccaggcgcccccatatctGTGTTTCCAAATGCGAGGCCGCGTATAGGTTCTGAGTGGACATGACTTTCAGCCCAGTGCTGCGTGGACAGACCGCGATCTGCATGTCCAGCGAGCGGCTGTCGGACGCCTGTTGCCTTTGCTCTGGGCTGTCGTCGGTCACGCCCCCGCAGACACTTGTGTAGTCGGTCTGGTTCCCTGTGGTGCTCATTTCCCGTTTTCGTTCGTAGACCTGGGAGTGGAACGCGCAGTGGTGTGGCCGTGCTGTGTTTCACTTGGTGGGGAGCCTTACCGCTTATTTTCAAACCTAAGTTTGCACAACAGACTTCTCTGTGTGGCACGTAGGTTTGTGTTCTGAGTGGCCGGCTCCCCGTGAGCCGGAGATGCTGGCATCGGGGGCTGAGGAGGAGGCGAGCACACGGGCATCTCCACTAAGCAGGGTGCACACAGCCAAGCTGGTTGATGGCGCTCCGCAGGCCCGCGCCCGGCACCGGGGTGTGGTGGGAGCTCTGTGGCTCGTGGGGCACAAGGCGGACAGCTCCTGGCTTATCTCTCACGTCTCCCCCAAGACAGAAGGAGGTTCATTCCACCTCTCCATGCTCTCTTCTGCAGATGGGGTGGGGCGACCTGGGGGTATATGGAGAACCTTCCAGAGAGACCCCGAATTTGGACCGGATGGCTGCAGAAGGGATGCTTTTCCCAAACTTCTACTCAGCCAACCCGCTGTGCTCACCATGTAAGTTGGGGCTGGCCTGTGGGCACAAGGAGCAGGGACCAGGACTCAGGCTCCACCCATCTTCCTTC
This genomic window from Ursus arctos isolate Adak ecotype North America unplaced genomic scaffold, UrsArc2.0 scaffold_19, whole genome shotgun sequence contains:
- the TRAPPC2L gene encoding trafficking protein particle complex subunit 2-like protein isoform X1, whose protein sequence is MAVCVAVIAKENYPLYIRSIPTENELKFHYMVHTSLDVVDEKISAMGKALVDQRELYLGLLYPTEDYKLCSYGYVTNSKVKFVMVVDSSNTALRDNEIRSMFRKLHNSYTDVMCNPFYNPGDRIQSRAFDSMVTSMMVQVC
- the TRAPPC2L gene encoding trafficking protein particle complex subunit 2-like protein isoform X2, whose protein sequence is MAVCVAVIAKENYPLYIRSIPTENELKFHYMVHTSLDVVDEKISAMGKALVDQRELYLGLLYPTEDYKVYGYVTNSKVKFVMVVDSSNTALRDNEIRSMFRKLHNSYTDVMCNPFYNPGDRIQSRAFDSMVTSMMVQVC